The following coding sequences are from one Paenibacillus tundrae window:
- a CDS encoding transcriptional regulator has protein sequence MLSIEFDKAYDEWMTSLLENEMNPRVLSRIENGLEHGTLEFLRSVWFPVMKNFNHLQPEWEVRDFHNGFRYLDLAYLPGNGIKGSIEIQGYGPHARDLDVRRFKDLCWRHCLLTLDDWIVLPIAYLSIKDEPKRCQQLVLSFMGKFIATDIPPSLTWLEAETVRYARRILRPFAPTELATHLRITDQHARRILHSLINQQILHVASGTKRYRTFILRT, from the coding sequence ATGTTGAGCATTGAATTCGATAAGGCTTATGATGAGTGGATGACCTCTCTATTGGAGAACGAAATGAATCCCAGAGTGCTTTCTAGAATAGAAAATGGACTTGAACATGGCACATTAGAGTTTTTACGTTCCGTTTGGTTTCCGGTAATGAAAAACTTTAACCATTTGCAACCCGAATGGGAGGTTCGTGACTTTCATAACGGCTTTCGGTATCTGGATCTGGCTTATCTGCCTGGTAACGGCATTAAGGGGAGTATTGAAATTCAAGGATACGGGCCACATGCCCGTGATCTTGATGTACGACGTTTTAAAGATTTATGCTGGCGGCATTGTCTACTAACCCTCGATGATTGGATTGTTCTGCCGATTGCTTATCTCTCTATTAAGGACGAACCGAAGCGGTGCCAACAGCTTGTGCTATCGTTCATGGGGAAATTCATAGCCACGGATATTCCACCATCCTTAACCTGGCTTGAAGCCGAAACTGTTCGTTATGCTAGACGTATCCTTCGTCCATTTGCTCCCACGGAACTCGCAACACATCTAAGAATCACAGATCAGCATGCTCGAAGAATTCTTCATAGCCTGATTAATCAGCAAATATTACATGTCGCTAGTGGTACTAAACGATATCGAACTTTTATCTTACGAACATGA
- a CDS encoding amino acid ABC transporter permease, translating into MELDLILENVPFFLKGAYYTLYVTVISMFFAFIIGVIVAVARLKGPMWLRLIARFYVSIMRGTPLLVQLFVIYYGLVDYGVTLGSLTAACLALSLNAGAFLSETFRGAIQAVPKGQTEAAYATGMTPAQTMRRIVFPQAVRIAIPPMGNTFIGMLKETSLVAAIGVTELLRSAQLLVSQYALNMPFYLAIGVIYWIMSIGFSAILEQVERRLARAY; encoded by the coding sequence ATGGAACTTGATTTGATACTTGAAAATGTCCCCTTCTTTTTGAAGGGGGCGTATTACACTCTATATGTAACTGTGATATCAATGTTTTTTGCCTTTATCATTGGGGTAATCGTTGCCGTAGCTCGTCTCAAAGGGCCAATGTGGCTTCGGTTGATTGCCCGATTTTATGTATCCATCATGCGAGGAACACCGTTGCTCGTGCAATTATTCGTTATCTATTACGGATTAGTGGACTACGGGGTAACCTTAGGCTCACTTACCGCTGCTTGTCTCGCACTCAGCTTGAATGCAGGTGCTTTTTTGTCTGAAACCTTCCGTGGTGCAATCCAAGCTGTTCCCAAAGGGCAGACAGAGGCAGCTTATGCGACAGGCATGACACCGGCTCAGACGATGAGACGCATTGTGTTCCCACAGGCTGTCCGGATCGCTATTCCACCGATGGGTAATACGTTTATTGGTATGCTGAAGGAAACATCACTTGTGGCCGCAATCGGGGTAACCGAGTTGTTGCGTTCGGCACAATTACTGGTTTCTCAATATGCACTGAACATGCCGTTTTATCTAGCGATCGGTGTGATCTACTGGATCATGAGCATCGGCTTCTCGGCCATTCTGGAACAAGTGGAGCGCAGACTCGCTCGGGCTTACTGA
- a CDS encoding thioredoxin family protein, which produces MERILSEQQYRDTINSDSLTVIKFDTTWCVDCKNLDRFIGDVVDQHADKTFYAMDAEELQPLAEENGVRGIPSLLVFQNGKKIAHLHSKWAKTPAQISEYLTTLESKV; this is translated from the coding sequence ATGGAAAGAATTCTTAGTGAACAGCAATATCGCGATACCATCAATTCAGACAGTCTAACCGTTATTAAGTTTGATACAACCTGGTGTGTTGACTGCAAAAACCTGGATCGTTTTATCGGAGATGTAGTCGACCAGCACGCTGACAAAACGTTCTATGCTATGGACGCGGAAGAATTACAGCCTTTGGCTGAGGAGAATGGGGTACGCGGTATTCCAAGCTTGCTTGTTTTCCAAAATGGCAAGAAAATCGCACACCTACACAGCAAATGGGCTAAGACTCCTGCTCAAATTTCGGAATATCTGACTACCTTGGAATCCAAAGTATAA
- a CDS encoding substrate-binding periplasmic protein, with protein MNTGSNIRKNKTRKGWTLTALLLITMLVLSACGSKATTDNGGDAAAPASNELEQIKSAGVIKVGMMGTYRPYNFLNDKKEMDGFDADIAREVAKRLGVEVEFVSQEFSGLTPSLQSKKLDAIISQMTITDERKKALDFSDPYITNSVKIIVKNDNNDITTLEDFKGKTIGVGLGTNDETYLRNEVLPKVGDFTIKTYDDVISSLKDLDAGRIDATINNLYALKPIVDANGFKIKAVGEPIKSDQAGIAVRKNNPELVAALNEALKGMKDDGTYNTIFKKWFDEEPAQ; from the coding sequence ATGAATACTGGATCGAACATTCGTAAGAATAAAACTCGCAAAGGCTGGACGCTAACGGCATTGCTACTAATCACCATGCTGGTACTTAGCGCTTGCGGCAGCAAAGCTACAACTGATAATGGCGGAGATGCTGCGGCACCAGCGAGCAATGAACTGGAACAGATCAAGTCGGCTGGCGTTATCAAAGTGGGGATGATGGGAACGTATCGTCCATACAACTTCCTGAATGATAAGAAGGAAATGGATGGCTTTGATGCAGATATCGCACGTGAGGTTGCGAAGCGTCTGGGAGTTGAGGTTGAATTTGTATCCCAGGAGTTCTCTGGACTGACACCAAGTCTACAATCCAAGAAACTGGATGCGATCATTAGCCAAATGACAATCACCGATGAACGCAAAAAAGCACTGGATTTCAGTGATCCGTACATTACCAACTCCGTAAAAATCATTGTGAAAAATGATAATAACGATATTACGACGTTAGAGGATTTCAAAGGAAAAACGATCGGCGTAGGTTTGGGTACCAATGATGAAACGTATCTGCGTAATGAAGTACTGCCCAAAGTTGGCGATTTCACGATCAAAACGTATGACGATGTTATCTCTTCCCTGAAAGATCTGGATGCAGGTCGTATCGATGCAACAATCAATAACCTGTATGCGCTCAAACCTATTGTGGATGCAAATGGCTTCAAGATCAAAGCTGTAGGCGAACCAATCAAGAGTGACCAAGCCGGAATCGCAGTTCGTAAAAACAATCCGGAACTCGTAGCTGCACTGAATGAGGCACTAAAAGGCATGAAGGACGATGGCACATACAACACCATTTTCAAAAAATGGTTTGATGAAGAGCCTGCGCAATAA
- a CDS encoding amino acid ABC transporter ATP-binding protein, giving the protein MITTTGLSKRFENNEVLKNIDLHVNAKDIVVLLGPSGSGKSTLLRCLNGLEQLSGGRIEVNGTVVDSADSLRVQRARVLEIRRQTGMVFQQFNLYPHKTVLGNVMEGLVTVKKIKRDEAAERGKLLLDRVGLSDKQDAYPSRLSGGQQQRVAIARALAMEPEVMLFDEPTSALDPELVGEVLSVMKELAQEGMTMLVVTHELKFARNVANKIVFMADGSIVEEASPQAFFEHPEQERTRKFLQQITEF; this is encoded by the coding sequence ATGATTACAACGACAGGGCTTAGCAAGCGTTTTGAGAATAATGAAGTACTTAAAAATATAGATTTACATGTGAACGCCAAAGATATCGTTGTACTGCTCGGACCAAGTGGTTCAGGCAAGAGTACATTGCTGCGCTGCTTGAACGGTCTGGAGCAGTTGTCTGGTGGACGAATTGAAGTGAACGGTACTGTGGTAGACAGTGCGGATTCTCTGCGTGTACAGCGTGCGAGAGTATTAGAAATACGTCGTCAGACGGGCATGGTATTTCAGCAATTTAACCTCTATCCGCATAAGACCGTGCTGGGTAATGTGATGGAGGGGCTGGTCACAGTCAAAAAGATCAAGCGTGATGAAGCAGCCGAACGAGGCAAGCTTCTGCTAGACCGTGTCGGTCTGTCCGATAAGCAGGATGCTTATCCATCCCGATTATCCGGTGGACAGCAGCAACGTGTTGCTATTGCTCGTGCACTCGCGATGGAGCCTGAGGTGATGCTGTTCGATGAACCTACATCGGCTCTTGATCCTGAGCTCGTAGGTGAAGTGTTGTCTGTCATGAAGGAGCTGGCTCAGGAAGGCATGACGATGCTTGTGGTGACCCATGAATTGAAATTCGCCCGTAATGTAGCGAACAAAATTGTGTTCATGGCGGACGGATCGATTGTGGAGGAAGCAAGTCCTCAGGCGTTCTTTGAACATCCAGAACAAGAACGAACACGCAAGTTTTTACAACAAATCACTGAATTTTAA
- a CDS encoding DUF420 domain-containing protein: MGKQAKGDSNNQSNQITPTSNKNFAGIIITISILANVIILLLFFAPSIGYKGSVDFDITILPRFNAVFNSFTFIFLLAALIAIIKRNVKLHKRFIIAAFSTTMLFLVTYLSFHYLSPETSKYGGEGIIRSIYFFILITHSILAALIVPLALFTLVWGWTNQLKKHRKIARWTMPIWLYVSSTGVVVYLMMAPYY, from the coding sequence TTGGGCAAACAGGCCAAAGGGGACTCGAACAATCAATCGAACCAAATTACCCCGACCAGTAATAAAAATTTTGCAGGTATTATCATCACCATTTCCATTCTCGCCAATGTCATTATTTTATTGTTGTTCTTCGCGCCATCGATCGGCTATAAGGGAAGTGTAGACTTTGATATTACCATACTGCCGCGTTTTAATGCTGTATTCAACAGCTTCACCTTCATCTTCTTGCTAGCGGCGCTGATTGCCATTATCAAGCGCAATGTGAAACTACACAAACGATTTATTATTGCCGCATTTTCGACGACGATGTTATTCCTTGTAACGTATTTGTCATTCCACTACCTCTCCCCGGAAACTTCAAAATATGGTGGAGAAGGCATCATTCGTTCCATTTATTTCTTCATCCTGATTACGCACAGTATTCTGGCAGCATTGATTGTGCCATTGGCTCTATTCACCCTGGTATGGGGCTGGACGAATCAATTGAAGAAACACCGTAAAATCGCTCGCTGGACCATGCCGATCTGGCTGTATGTCAGCTCTACAGGTGTTGTAGTCTATCTGATGATGGCACCATATTATTAA
- the gpmA gene encoding 2,3-diphosphoglycerate-dependent phosphoglycerate mutase, giving the protein MYRVVLIRHGQSMWNVENRFTGWTDVDLTTDGYGEARKAGKILKEQGFDFDYAYASVLKRSIRTLDIALDEMDRMWIPITKTWKLNERHYGALQGLNKQQTAVKYGEDQVMEWRRSISVSPPALDETDERYVQDQDKYARLGCTIPRTENLLDTSKRVLEYWDNEIKPVVSAGKRVLISAHGNTLRSLVMHLDQMSEADVMALNIPTGIPLVYELDEDLHPIGHFYLTADGSTYKHEEMTHVATPSD; this is encoded by the coding sequence GTGTACAGAGTTGTATTAATTCGCCATGGACAAAGTATGTGGAACGTAGAAAATCGTTTTACGGGCTGGACGGACGTGGATCTGACCACAGATGGGTACGGAGAAGCCCGTAAAGCCGGTAAGATTTTGAAGGAGCAGGGATTTGATTTTGACTATGCTTATGCTTCGGTACTGAAACGTTCCATACGAACATTGGATATCGCATTGGATGAGATGGATCGCATGTGGATTCCTATTACGAAGACATGGAAGCTGAACGAACGCCACTATGGTGCTCTGCAAGGCTTGAACAAACAACAGACCGCAGTCAAGTACGGGGAAGATCAAGTGATGGAGTGGAGACGTTCTATTAGCGTGTCACCCCCGGCTCTAGATGAGACGGATGAACGTTACGTCCAAGATCAGGACAAGTATGCCCGATTGGGTTGTACCATTCCTCGCACGGAGAACTTACTGGATACATCGAAGCGGGTTCTGGAGTATTGGGACAACGAGATCAAACCGGTTGTATCGGCTGGTAAACGGGTGCTTATCTCCGCTCATGGCAATACGCTCCGTTCATTGGTCATGCACCTAGATCAGATGTCTGAAGCCGATGTGATGGCGCTTAACATTCCAACGGGCATTCCGCTTGTCTACGAATTGGATGAAGACCTTCATCCGATCGGACACTTTTATCTGACAGCCGATGGTTCAACGTATAAGCATGAAGAAATGACTCATGTGGCTACGCCATCAGATTAA
- a CDS encoding aldo/keto reductase, giving the protein MKKNRLGSSELMVGEIGLGCMSLGTDVNPAVALIHEALDHGVNLLDTADLYDAGRNEEIVGQAIKGRRDQVIVATKVGNRRIQGQEGWAWDPSKAYIKQAVHDSLKRLQTDYIDLYQLHGGTIEDPMEETIEAFEELKQEGLIRYYGISSIRPNVIREYVRRAQIVSVMNQYSLVDRRAEEEVLPLLEQKGISVIARGPVASGVLADSGAAKVDKGYLDYTPAELHSIRDTLGRYVTDGRSLTQTAIRYALSHPAVAAVVPGASSREQLLHNIAASASAPLTTAEIQQIKESNPANLYKQHR; this is encoded by the coding sequence ATGAAAAAAAATCGTCTAGGTTCATCCGAATTGATGGTAGGAGAGATTGGTCTAGGATGTATGTCGCTCGGAACTGATGTGAATCCAGCCGTAGCCCTGATCCATGAAGCGTTGGATCACGGTGTGAATTTGCTCGATACAGCCGATCTGTATGACGCGGGGCGCAATGAAGAGATCGTAGGGCAAGCGATTAAGGGACGCCGGGATCAGGTTATTGTAGCTACCAAGGTTGGGAACCGAAGAATACAAGGTCAAGAAGGTTGGGCATGGGATCCATCCAAGGCGTATATCAAACAGGCGGTACATGACAGTCTCAAACGTCTCCAGACTGACTATATTGATCTGTATCAGCTGCATGGCGGTACCATTGAAGATCCAATGGAAGAGACCATCGAGGCATTTGAAGAACTTAAGCAAGAGGGGCTCATTCGCTATTACGGTATTTCCTCCATTCGGCCTAATGTCATACGGGAATATGTGAGAAGAGCTCAGATTGTAAGTGTCATGAACCAATATAGCCTAGTGGATCGCCGTGCGGAGGAAGAGGTATTGCCTTTATTGGAGCAAAAGGGAATTAGTGTGATCGCCCGCGGGCCAGTCGCCAGTGGAGTACTCGCTGATTCTGGCGCAGCTAAGGTTGATAAAGGCTATCTAGACTATACGCCAGCTGAGCTTCACAGTATTCGGGACACGCTGGGACGTTATGTTACGGACGGGCGCAGTTTAACTCAAACGGCAATTCGATATGCCTTGTCTCATCCAGCCGTAGCTGCGGTTGTACCTGGCGCGAGTTCTAGAGAACAATTGCTGCATAATATTGCTGCTTCAGCATCAGCACCGCTCACAACAGCGGAGATCCAACAAATAAAGGAATCGAATCCGGCTAACCTGTACAAGCAGCATCGCTGA
- a CDS encoding cation:proton antiporter — protein sequence MEFILSLALILIFTKLAGDLSVRLGQPSVLGKLIVGVILGPALLNWVPKSDFVHYMAEIGVLLLMFIAGLETDLDQLKKNWKAAFAVAVGGVILPFIGGYGAAIGFGMTQTHALFFGLLFCATSVSISVQTLKDMNQLSSREGTTILGAAVVDDVLVVVLLAVMMSLLGTGAGDISISLLIGKKLLFFVIIIAAGWFLVPRIMKWMEPLKVTETVITAGLIICFGFSYFAEWMGVAGIIGAFAAGIAISQTSFKHEVESKIEPIAYSIFVPVFFVSIGLNVQFDGVGSQIWFIVVISLIAIVTKLLGGGAGALLTGFDRKSSVAIGAGMISRGEVALIIASTGLASGLLDSEYFTSVVIMVIITTLVTPPLLKITFSRKKGERKIEQEIQQESNISG from the coding sequence ATGGAATTCATTTTATCTCTTGCTTTGATTCTAATTTTCACCAAACTCGCGGGTGACCTATCGGTAAGACTTGGTCAACCATCTGTGCTGGGGAAATTAATCGTTGGTGTTATCCTTGGTCCTGCTCTACTGAACTGGGTACCCAAATCCGATTTCGTTCACTATATGGCCGAGATCGGAGTACTATTATTGATGTTTATTGCGGGTCTTGAGACGGATCTAGATCAATTGAAGAAAAATTGGAAGGCTGCTTTTGCAGTTGCTGTCGGTGGAGTAATTCTTCCTTTTATCGGTGGTTATGGAGCGGCTATTGGTTTTGGGATGACCCAGACCCATGCTCTGTTCTTCGGACTTCTATTCTGCGCTACCTCGGTGAGCATTTCGGTGCAAACGTTGAAGGACATGAATCAGCTCAGTTCACGGGAAGGAACGACGATTCTGGGAGCAGCTGTCGTAGATGATGTACTAGTTGTTGTTTTACTGGCTGTCATGATGAGCTTGCTCGGAACAGGTGCTGGAGATATTTCAATTAGCCTGCTTATTGGTAAGAAGTTATTGTTCTTTGTTATCATAATCGCTGCCGGATGGTTCCTTGTTCCACGAATTATGAAATGGATGGAGCCGCTGAAGGTAACTGAAACAGTTATTACAGCAGGGCTAATCATCTGCTTCGGATTCTCCTACTTTGCAGAATGGATGGGCGTTGCGGGCATCATTGGTGCGTTCGCCGCAGGAATTGCTATTTCACAGACAAGCTTCAAGCATGAAGTGGAAAGTAAGATAGAACCTATTGCTTACAGTATTTTTGTTCCTGTATTCTTCGTGAGTATTGGACTGAATGTGCAGTTTGATGGCGTTGGTTCTCAAATCTGGTTTATTGTCGTAATCAGTTTGATCGCCATTGTAACGAAGCTGCTCGGCGGTGGAGCTGGTGCTCTGCTCACTGGTTTTGATCGAAAGTCGTCCGTAGCTATAGGTGCAGGTATGATATCCCGGGGAGAGGTCGCACTTATTATCGCGTCAACTGGGCTTGCTTCTGGGCTGCTGGACTCCGAGTATTTCACCAGTGTTGTGATTATGGTTATTATTACGACTCTGGTAACACCACCACTGCTCAAAATCACGTTTAGTCGAAAAAAGGGCGAACGCAAGATTGAACAAGAGATTCAGCAAGAATCGAATATTTCTGGATAA
- a CDS encoding TetR/AcrR family transcriptional regulator, which produces MSKGNTLEPGEDRRNQIIRIALERFATQGYHQTKISDIVREAGVAQGTFYWHFKSKEAIASEIVLTGREKLLEAIGQGYRKDAGTVEDMVKASERLFTDLFSFAANNRYFMELLLKGIVTEDAVRRLVEETRNAVETAFRHNMERAMELGMLPKSMDIPLRAALLVSMIEGMITRWLFGSEDLHNAFSSMTASSLAAEAASFEFYGLLGT; this is translated from the coding sequence ATGAGTAAAGGTAATACTTTGGAACCTGGCGAAGACCGCCGGAACCAGATTATACGCATAGCACTAGAGCGTTTTGCAACGCAGGGTTATCATCAGACCAAAATTTCCGATATTGTTCGGGAAGCGGGTGTCGCTCAGGGAACCTTCTATTGGCACTTCAAAAGCAAGGAAGCCATTGCCTCCGAGATTGTACTCACAGGCAGAGAGAAACTTCTTGAAGCGATTGGACAAGGATATCGCAAGGATGCCGGAACGGTAGAGGATATGGTGAAGGCTTCGGAACGACTGTTTACCGATTTATTCTCTTTTGCCGCAAACAATCGTTACTTCATGGAGCTACTTCTCAAAGGCATCGTTACGGAAGATGCAGTTCGCCGTCTGGTTGAGGAGACACGCAATGCGGTGGAAACGGCATTTCGTCACAACATGGAGAGAGCCATGGAGCTGGGAATGTTGCCAAAATCAATGGATATTCCGCTGAGAGCAGCATTGCTTGTCAGCATGATTGAAGGCATGATAACGCGCTGGTTATTTGGTTCAGAGGATCTGCACAACGCGTTCTCTTCCATGACAGCATCGTCGCTCGCGGCGGAGGCAGCAAGCTTTGAATTTTACGGATTGTTAGGCACATGA
- a CDS encoding OsmC family protein — translation MNVTTVWKGKRAFTSEGPSGYAVGMDATAAYGGDSQGATPMELLLAGLGGCMGIDITMILDAFLDKITSIEIEAQGTRSEGMPKGFTSIDLIFKVDGDIPDYRIWKAIQMAEEKYCAVSASLSADIHPQLILNGVETPRP, via the coding sequence ATGAATGTAACTACGGTATGGAAAGGCAAACGCGCGTTTACGTCTGAAGGTCCGTCTGGCTACGCTGTAGGTATGGATGCAACGGCTGCTTATGGCGGAGATAGCCAAGGAGCGACACCAATGGAACTGCTGCTGGCAGGTCTTGGTGGTTGCATGGGCATCGATATTACGATGATTCTGGACGCTTTCTTAGACAAAATTACGTCTATTGAAATTGAGGCACAAGGTACACGCAGTGAAGGGATGCCCAAAGGCTTCACTTCCATTGACCTGATCTTCAAAGTCGACGGAGATATCCCGGATTACCGGATCTGGAAAGCGATCCAGATGGCAGAAGAGAAGTATTGTGCGGTATCCGCCTCACTAAGTGCAGACATTCATCCACAATTGATTCTCAATGGTGTAGAGACGCCACGTCCATAA
- a CDS encoding undecaprenyl-diphosphate phosphatase — protein sequence MGIIEGLTEFLPVSSTGHMILTAHLLGLSEDNESVKTFEVVVQLGAVLAVVVLYWNKFIDMFRFTGGKRSYSRRLNLGHIFLAMVPAVVIGLVFRDWIKAHLFGPETVLYSLVIGGVLMIVAERWSHRSERITTHDVDDISYKQAFVVGLFQILALWPGFSRSGSTISGGLFAGISRVAAAEFTFLVSVPIMIGATGYDLYKSIDHLNGSDFPIFAIGFIAAFIVAMLAIKTFLSILKRLSLTVFAVYRFVLAAVFFIILM from the coding sequence ATGGGCATCATCGAGGGTTTGACTGAGTTTTTGCCCGTGTCCTCAACAGGACACATGATTCTGACCGCCCACCTGCTGGGTTTATCGGAGGACAACGAGTCAGTCAAAACGTTTGAGGTGGTTGTTCAACTCGGAGCTGTACTTGCAGTTGTGGTGTTGTACTGGAACAAGTTTATCGACATGTTCCGCTTCACTGGGGGAAAACGAAGTTATTCCCGTCGTCTAAACCTTGGACACATTTTTCTCGCAATGGTTCCTGCTGTAGTCATTGGACTAGTCTTCCGGGATTGGATCAAAGCCCATTTATTCGGCCCTGAGACGGTACTGTACAGCCTTGTCATTGGGGGCGTTCTGATGATTGTAGCTGAACGCTGGAGCCACCGTAGTGAGCGCATCACTACCCATGATGTAGACGATATTTCGTATAAACAAGCCTTTGTAGTCGGGCTATTTCAGATTTTGGCACTGTGGCCTGGCTTCTCTCGTTCCGGCTCAACGATCTCTGGCGGTCTATTCGCAGGGATCAGCCGTGTAGCTGCAGCCGAATTTACGTTCCTCGTATCTGTGCCAATCATGATTGGTGCTACAGGATACGATCTGTACAAAAGTATCGATCATCTGAATGGCAGTGACTTCCCGATCTTCGCTATCGGTTTTATTGCAGCCTTCATCGTTGCGATGCTTGCAATCAAAACATTCTTGTCCATTCTCAAACGTCTGAGTCTTACGGTCTTTGCGGTATATCGCTTCGTTCTAGCAGCCGTATTCTTCATCATTCTAATGTAA